A window from Ignavibacteriota bacterium encodes these proteins:
- a CDS encoding bifunctional UDP-3-O-[3-hydroxymyristoyl] N-acetylglucosamine deacetylase/3-hydroxyacyl-ACP dehydratase produces MLDLQTTIANPISISGDGLHTGTSCTLTFKPAPDNFGIKFIRTDLADHLEIPAFAEYVVDISRGTTLGIGDIKVHTVEHVLAAVAGLQIDNIIIEINGIEPPIADGSSKPFVDKLLEAGIVKQTQPKNYLIIDETITFHNEEEQVDIVALPLDGFRMTVMVDYHNPALGSQHTGLFDLEKEFVSEFAPTRTFCFLSEVETLANQGLIKGGNLENAVVIVDKQVSEDYLDQLTEKLGLEEKITVGKNGFLNEYSLRFKNEPVRHKLLDMIGDLALIGAPIKAQILAARPGHKSNVEFAKKIRKLYQQKQLEKKYQHVKKEGIVFDNIAIQKILPHRYPFLLVDKIIHLELDKKVVGIKSVTANEPFFTGHFPGRPVMPGVLIIEAMAQTGGILMLNSIPNPEEKLVLFMGIDKAKFRKQVVPGDQLIMEVTLLNKRNSIIVIGAKAFVNNNLVAEAELKAAIVDRIEQE; encoded by the coding sequence ATGCTTGATCTCCAAACCACTATAGCTAACCCAATTTCAATTTCTGGAGATGGACTTCACACCGGTACATCTTGCACTTTAACATTTAAACCCGCTCCGGATAATTTTGGAATAAAATTTATTAGAACTGATTTGGCGGATCATCTTGAAATTCCAGCTTTTGCAGAATATGTGGTTGATATTTCTCGGGGAACAACTCTTGGAATTGGCGATATAAAAGTTCATACTGTTGAACATGTTTTAGCTGCAGTAGCCGGTTTGCAGATTGATAATATAATAATTGAAATCAATGGAATTGAACCGCCAATTGCTGACGGAAGTTCAAAACCATTTGTAGATAAACTTCTTGAAGCTGGAATTGTTAAACAGACTCAGCCAAAAAATTATCTAATAATTGATGAAACAATTACTTTCCACAATGAAGAAGAACAAGTAGATATTGTTGCACTTCCGCTAGATGGATTTAGAATGACAGTTATGGTTGATTATCACAATCCGGCTCTGGGAAGTCAACATACCGGTTTATTTGATTTGGAAAAAGAATTTGTTTCTGAATTTGCTCCAACAAGAACATTTTGTTTTTTAAGTGAAGTTGAAACTCTTGCAAATCAAGGTTTAATAAAAGGTGGAAATTTAGAAAATGCTGTTGTTATTGTTGATAAACAAGTATCCGAAGATTATTTGGATCAATTAACAGAAAAATTAGGATTGGAAGAAAAAATTACAGTTGGTAAAAATGGTTTTTTAAACGAATACAGTTTGCGATTTAAAAATGAACCTGTACGACATAAACTGCTTGATATGATTGGCGATTTAGCTTTAATCGGTGCTCCAATAAAAGCACAAATTCTTGCTGCACGACCAGGACATAAATCAAATGTTGAATTTGCAAAAAAGATTAGAAAATTATATCAGCAAAAACAACTTGAAAAAAAATATCAACATGTTAAAAAAGAAGGAATTGTATTTGATAATATTGCTATTCAAAAAATTCTTCCTCACAGATATCCATTTTTATTAGTTGATAAAATAATTCATCTTGAGTTGGATAAAAAAGTTGTCGGAATTAAATCAGTAACTGCAAACGAACCTTTTTTCACCGGACATTTTCCTGGAAGACCTGTTATGCCGGGAGTTTTGATAATTGAAGCAATGGCGCAAACCGGTGGAATATTAATGTTAAATTCAATCCCAAATCCAGAAGAAAAATTAGTTTTATTTATGGGAATTGATAAAGCGAAATTTAGAAAACAAGTTGTTCCAGGTGATCAATTAATAATGGAAGTGACTTTGTTAAATAAAAGAAACAGTATAATTGTAATTGGTGCAAAAGCTTTTGTAAATAATAATTTAGTTGCTGAAGCAGAATTAAAAGCAGCAATTGTTGATAGAATAGAACAAGAGTAA
- the lpxD gene encoding UDP-3-O-(3-hydroxymyristoyl)glucosamine N-acyltransferase has protein sequence MKVKIEEIAELVNGKIIGNSDLEISRLQNIQDAEYGDLTFLYMSSYNHFLNSTKASAILINKDIEQTNKNLTYIIVDKPNLAFQKIILEYFNPEFRLEGIHQSAVLDENVKLENNVSVGVNVFIGKNSSIGSNSKIYHNTVILENCKIGNNVLIFPNVTIRENTIIGNNVIIHSGTVIGSDGFGYTPDSHGVYHKIPQIGNVIIEDDVEIGSNVSIDRAAVGSTIISKGVKLDNLIQIAHNVKIGKNTVMSAQSGVSGSTKVGENCVFGGQVGATGHIEIADKVMVGAQSGISKSLTKSGTYFGSPAMELRSTLKLEAHIRALPNYLERIKKLEEKINQLENESIKLKENI, from the coding sequence ATGAAAGTGAAAATTGAAGAAATTGCTGAACTTGTAAACGGCAAAATTATTGGAAATTCAGATTTAGAAATTTCTAGATTACAAAATATACAAGATGCAGAATATGGAGATTTAACATTTTTATACATGTCAAGTTATAATCACTTTCTAAATTCAACAAAAGCTTCAGCAATTTTAATAAATAAAGATATTGAACAAACAAATAAAAATTTAACTTACATTATTGTTGACAAACCAAACTTAGCTTTTCAAAAAATTATTTTAGAATATTTTAATCCGGAATTCCGACTAGAAGGAATTCATCAATCCGCTGTATTAGATGAAAATGTTAAACTCGAAAATAATGTTTCAGTTGGAGTAAATGTTTTTATCGGAAAAAATTCTTCAATCGGATCCAATTCTAAAATTTATCACAACACAGTAATTTTAGAAAATTGTAAAATTGGAAACAACGTTTTGATTTTTCCTAATGTTACAATTAGAGAAAATACCATAATTGGAAATAATGTAATTATTCATTCCGGAACTGTTATTGGATCGGATGGATTTGGATATACTCCAGATTCACACGGAGTTTATCACAAAATCCCACAGATCGGGAATGTTATAATTGAAGATGATGTTGAAATTGGTTCAAACGTTTCAATTGATAGAGCTGCAGTTGGTTCAACAATAATTTCAAAAGGAGTTAAATTAGATAATTTAATTCAAATTGCTCATAATGTAAAAATTGGAAAAAACACCGTTATGTCTGCACAAAGTGGTGTTTCGGGAAGTACAAAAGTTGGTGAAAATTGTGTTTTCGGCGGACAAGTTGGTGCAACTGGTCACATTGAAATTGCTGATAAAGTTATGGTAGGTGCGCAAAGTGGAATATCAAAATCCTTAACTAAATCCGGAACCTATTTTGGTTCACCGGCTATGGAATTAAGATCAACTTTAAAATTAGAAGCACACATTAGAGCACTCCCAAACTATTTAGAAAGAATAAAAAAATTAGAAGAAAAAATTAATCAACTTGAAAATGAATCGATAAAATTAAAGGAAAATATTTAA
- the rfaE1 gene encoding D-glycero-beta-D-manno-heptose-7-phosphate kinase: MISLNRLYEIENMFGNHKVAVIGDMMLDGYFWGDVSRVSPEAPVPVVEIENEFFRFGGAANVALNIKTLGGIALPIGIIGDDTDSEIFLKLLQKENINSSGIFKDNTRPTTTKTRVIAGKQHVVRIDKESKNFLNDNLQKNIIEFLYQHINSISAIILQDYNKGVLTENLIKKIIQLANENNKIVTVDPKFINFKNFQNVTLFKPNRKETEDILGMRINSDKEISQAGNKLLEMLKAKYVLITLGEKGIALFENGKDEIRIPTKARKVADVSGAGDTVISTLSLALASGVSIIEAAYIANFAAGIVCEEIGIVPIEKSKLFNIMRESLK; this comes from the coding sequence ATGATATCATTAAATAGATTATATGAAATAGAAAATATGTTTGGCAATCATAAAGTTGCCGTAATTGGCGATATGATGCTTGACGGATATTTTTGGGGTGATGTATCTAGAGTTTCTCCGGAAGCACCGGTTCCTGTTGTTGAAATTGAAAATGAATTTTTCAGATTTGGCGGTGCAGCAAATGTTGCTTTAAATATTAAAACATTAGGAGGCATAGCATTACCGATTGGAATTATTGGGGATGATACTGATAGCGAAATATTTTTAAAATTATTGCAAAAAGAAAATATTAATAGTTCGGGAATATTTAAAGATAATACAAGACCAACAACAACAAAGACTCGTGTAATTGCCGGGAAACAACATGTTGTAAGAATTGATAAAGAAAGTAAAAATTTTTTAAATGATAATTTGCAAAAAAATATTATTGAATTTCTTTATCAACATATCAATTCAATTTCTGCAATAATTTTACAAGATTACAACAAAGGTGTTTTAACAGAAAATTTAATCAAGAAAATTATTCAACTTGCAAACGAGAATAATAAAATAGTAACCGTTGATCCCAAATTTATTAATTTCAAAAATTTTCAAAATGTAACTTTATTTAAACCTAACAGAAAAGAAACTGAAGACATACTTGGAATGAGAATAAATTCCGATAAGGAAATTTCACAAGCTGGAAACAAATTATTAGAAATGTTAAAAGCAAAATATGTATTGATAACATTAGGTGAAAAAGGTATTGCACTTTTTGAAAATGGAAAAGATGAAATCAGAATTCCAACAAAAGCAAGGAAAGTTGCAGATGTTTCTGGTGCCGGAGATACTGTAATTTCAACATTAAGTTTAGCTTTAGCAAGTGGTGTATCAATTATTGAAGCTGCCTATATCGCAAATTTTGCGGCGGGAATTGTTTGCGAAGAAATTGGAATTGTACCAATTGAAAAATCAAAACTTTTTAATATCATGCGGGAATCATTAAAATGA
- the lexA gene encoding transcriptional repressor LexA, whose translation MTERQNSILNFIKEFVDTNGFPPSYREIGSHFNISSTFGVKRHLDALVKKGYLNVFTNSNRSITLTEKSDTLFNTKKENNSVEIPILGKVAAGYPVLSNQNMDGTLLIDASLIKKGFKYFGLKVRGESMIDDGILEGDTVIVKEQNDAINNDIVIAMLDNDTTVKRYYKKNDRIELIPANKDFDPIIVKGKNDFSILGKVVAVFRTYN comes from the coding sequence TTGACTGAACGCCAAAATAGTATTCTAAATTTTATTAAAGAATTTGTAGATACAAACGGATTTCCACCTTCTTATAGAGAAATTGGAAGTCATTTTAATATAAGTAGTACATTCGGTGTTAAACGTCATCTTGATGCATTAGTGAAAAAGGGATATTTAAATGTGTTTACTAATTCAAACAGATCTATTACTTTAACAGAAAAATCTGATACACTATTTAATACAAAAAAAGAAAATAATTCAGTAGAAATACCAATACTTGGAAAAGTTGCAGCTGGTTATCCGGTTTTATCTAATCAAAATATGGATGGAACTTTGCTAATTGATGCAAGTCTAATTAAGAAAGGTTTTAAGTATTTTGGATTAAAAGTTCGTGGTGAAAGTATGATTGATGATGGAATTTTAGAAGGTGATACTGTAATTGTAAAAGAACAAAATGATGCAATAAATAATGATATTGTAATTGCAATGCTCGATAATGATACTACGGTAAAAAGATATTATAAAAAGAATGATCGAATTGAATTAATTCCGGCAAATAAAGATTTTGATCCAATAATTGTTAAAGGAAAAAATGATTTTTCAATTTTGGGTAAAGTTGTTGCAGTATTTAGAACTTATAATTAA
- a CDS encoding OmpH family outer membrane protein yields MKISKHLILFIFLLVSTNLFAQLKIGYVDSETVISQLPDAQDAQKKIDAQIDEWQKELDVLKKEWQVKFDDYEKRKLIMGNQKKAETEKELVSMEDKIETFRQGKFGVNGELYKKQDELMKPIQNKVFAVIEEVAVEKELDFVFDRSGDLIFLYAKEEYDITPDVLRKLQ; encoded by the coding sequence ATGAAAATCAGTAAGCATTTAATATTGTTCATTTTTCTTCTTGTTTCAACAAATTTATTTGCTCAATTAAAAATTGGTTATGTTGATTCCGAAACAGTAATTAGTCAACTTCCTGATGCACAAGATGCACAAAAAAAAATAGATGCTCAAATTGATGAATGGCAGAAAGAATTAGATGTTCTTAAAAAAGAATGGCAAGTTAAGTTTGATGATTACGAAAAAAGAAAATTAATTATGGGCAATCAGAAAAAAGCCGAAACTGAAAAAGAACTTGTTTCAATGGAAGACAAAATTGAAACGTTTAGACAAGGTAAATTTGGAGTTAACGGAGAACTTTATAAAAAACAAGACGAATTAATGAAACCAATCCAAAATAAAGTTTTTGCAGTAATAGAAGAAGTTGCCGTTGAAAAAGAATTAGATTTTGTTTTTGATAGAAGCGGAGATTTAATATTTCTTTATGCAAAAGAAGAATATGATATTACTCCGGATGTTTTAAGAAAATTACAATAA
- a CDS encoding KamA family radical SAM protein, producing MEELQLFGEKDEPPSSTYSLETSIEVSPTNIQTKTSSTNISTLSEKLNNKFTQRQKTKNEETTLSVVSKLLFPISKKSQSFRKKYYPTITNEQWNDWHWQVSNRIRTIEKLERIVILSKDEKEGILAHRGPLPFAITPYYASLIDGMDENQPLRRTVIMVRDEEILSPGEAADPLNEEGDSPVKGLVHRYPDRVLFLATGFCSVYCRYCTRSRMVGNPGGEYKHDLKQWENAIDYIKSHPEIRDVLISGGDPLTLADDKIEWLLSRLRKIPHVEFIRMGTKVPVVLPQRITPALTKILKKYHPLWMSIHFTHPDELTPEVQEACSRLADAGIPLGSQTVLLKGVNDSVDILKPLYQGLLKIRVKPYYLYQCDPVQGTAHFRTPISKGLEMIQGLRGHTSGYAVPQYIVDAPGGGGKIPLLPEYFQGREGNYILLKNYEGKIFKYYDEISEIHQ from the coding sequence ATGGAAGAATTGCAACTTTTTGGGGAGAAAGACGAGCCTCCGAGTTCGACCTATTCTCTAGAAACTTCAATAGAAGTTTCACCAACCAACATTCAAACAAAAACCTCATCAACTAATATTAGCACCTTATCGGAAAAGCTAAATAACAAATTTACCCAAAGACAAAAAACAAAAAACGAAGAAACAACTCTTAGTGTTGTAAGTAAATTACTTTTTCCTATAAGTAAAAAAAGTCAGTCTTTCCGTAAAAAATATTATCCTACAATTACAAATGAACAATGGAATGATTGGCATTGGCAAGTTAGTAATAGAATTAGAACAATTGAAAAATTAGAAAGAATAGTAATTCTTTCTAAAGATGAAAAAGAAGGAATTCTTGCTCATAGAGGACCTTTGCCATTTGCAATTACTCCATATTATGCAAGTTTAATTGATGGAATGGACGAAAACCAACCTTTAAGACGAACTGTAATTATGGTTAGAGACGAAGAAATTCTCTCACCTGGAGAAGCTGCAGATCCGTTAAATGAAGAAGGTGATTCCCCCGTAAAAGGTTTGGTACATAGATATCCTGACCGTGTATTATTTTTAGCAACTGGTTTTTGTTCTGTTTATTGTAGATATTGTACCCGATCAAGAATGGTTGGAAATCCCGGCGGTGAATATAAGCATGATCTCAAGCAATGGGAAAATGCAATTGATTATATAAAGTCACATCCAGAAATTAGAGATGTTTTAATTTCTGGTGGTGATCCACTAACTTTAGCTGATGATAAAATTGAGTGGCTACTTTCGCGATTGAGAAAAATCCCACATGTTGAATTTATTAGAATGGGTACAAAAGTACCGGTTGTCCTTCCGCAAAGAATTACTCCGGCTTTAACAAAAATATTGAAAAAATATCATCCGCTTTGGATGTCAATACATTTTACGCATCCTGATGAATTAACTCCGGAAGTTCAAGAAGCATGTTCTAGATTAGCTGATGCCGGAATTCCTTTAGGAAGTCAAACTGTATTATTGAAAGGTGTAAATGATTCAGTTGATATTCTAAAACCTCTTTACCAAGGCTTACTAAAGATAAGAGTAAAACCTTATTATTTATATCAATGCGATCCGGTTCAAGGTACAGCACACTTTAGAACTCCAATTTCAAAAGGATTGGAAATGATTCAAGGTTTACGCGGACACACATCAGGTTACGCAGTTCCTCAGTATATTGTTGATGCACCTGGCGGCGGCGGTAAAATTCCTTTATTACCGGAATATTTTCAAGGCAGAGAAGGGAATTATATTTTATTGAAAAATTATGAAGGGAAAATTTTTAAATATTATGATGAAATTTCTGAAATTCATCAATAA
- the lpxA gene encoding acyl-ACP--UDP-N-acetylglucosamine O-acyltransferase: MEIKIHQTAIVSPNAKIGNGTIIGPYSVVEENVIIGENCIIGQHVGIYEGARIGNRVKIYQGASVSNHPQDLKFANEESVFEIGDDTVVREFATLHRGTKESKISKVGKNCLLMAYSHVAHDCIVGNNCILANSVQLGGHVELGDWVILGGGSLVHQFGKVGQHVMIGGGYRVVVDVPPYVLAAGDPLKFEGLNTIGLRRRGFTNDEISRLKNLYSIIFMQDFNLTQAKEKIVNKFPNDKLAESILTFLANSKRGIIKK, from the coding sequence ATGGAAATAAAAATTCATCAAACAGCAATTGTAAGTCCAAATGCAAAAATTGGAAACGGGACAATAATTGGTCCCTATTCTGTTGTGGAAGAAAATGTAATTATTGGCGAGAATTGTATAATTGGTCAACATGTTGGAATTTATGAAGGTGCTAGAATTGGAAACAGAGTAAAAATTTATCAAGGTGCTTCAGTTTCAAATCATCCTCAAGATTTAAAATTTGCGAATGAAGAATCTGTTTTTGAAATTGGTGATGATACCGTGGTTAGAGAATTTGCCACTTTACATAGAGGGACAAAAGAATCCAAAATTTCTAAAGTTGGTAAAAATTGCTTGTTAATGGCTTACTCGCACGTTGCACATGATTGTATTGTTGGAAATAATTGTATATTGGCAAATAGCGTTCAATTAGGCGGACATGTTGAATTGGGTGATTGGGTTATTTTAGGTGGCGGTTCACTTGTACATCAATTTGGGAAAGTTGGACAGCATGTTATGATTGGCGGAGGTTACAGAGTTGTTGTTGATGTTCCGCCCTATGTTTTAGCTGCCGGAGATCCTCTTAAATTTGAAGGATTAAATACAATTGGTTTACGCAGAAGGGGTTTCACGAATGATGAAATTTCTAGATTAAAAAATTTGTACAGTATAATTTTCATGCAAGATTTTAACTTAACACAAGCAAAAGAAAAAATTGTAAATAAATTTCCGAATGACAAACTCGCAGAATCGATTTTAACTTTTCTTGCTAATAGCAAAAGAGGAATTATTAAAAAGTGA
- the bamA gene encoding outer membrane protein assembly factor BamA → MLGITVEGNKTADANTIIANSGLKEGGELEIPGDATNNAIKRLWGLGIFEDVQILIDKKIDTGVFLLIKVKEFQRMEKVIFRGNDEIDEEDITKEISFISGQTLKPQEIKRIITKVKELYIDDGYLNAIITPQKFSFQKADTTDEEIIVTWVNINNPNDIEETIYEYSPERRSNIISRIKERLLLVLDVEEGDEVIIQRISFNGNEAFEDDDLRSELEETVQDAWWRFWSSANFKKEDFVEDKKLLTTFYQKNGYRDFEILDDSIKLSDDKKFMDIALNVYEGPQYKIRNIEWIGNTVYPSAILTERLGFQKGDIYNLELFNQNLSGNQAQTDVASLYLDNGYLTYRQEATENKVAEDSIDISIKVSENNQFRIGKVEINGNDRTKDKVIRRELYTIPGDYFRRSNIFRSIQQLANLNYFNVEKLYQKGVDYRPATDSIVNLLYNVEEKSSDFINASVGYSESYGFSGSVGVTLTNFSITEPFQLGGGQIVNFSWQFGVGNYYRTFTLGFTEPWFMDTPTSLGFDLFDTRQQYIYYLRQSGISLRAGRRLTWPDDRFYIQGLLRFQYNDVIDGRSYYAEGISRQYTGGINISRNDIDNPIFPSIGSKFLLSGELSGGPILPGDVDYYKIEFSADWYRRLFNSNRLTFYSNIDIGYIHEIVEGTTIQPFEFFYMGGNGLVIATTPLRGYADRSVGPQSSTGLTIGGRVKTKYTAEIRAALTLEPMPIYVLAFAEAGNTFEDLPTADLFNLRKSAGIGARILINPIGLIGFDYGYGFDRKAVDGEDPKWEFHFQFGKGF, encoded by the coding sequence ATTTTAGGAATTACAGTTGAAGGTAACAAAACCGCCGATGCAAATACAATTATTGCAAACAGTGGTTTGAAGGAAGGCGGCGAATTAGAAATTCCTGGTGATGCTACGAATAATGCGATTAAAAGACTTTGGGGATTAGGAATTTTTGAAGATGTTCAAATTTTAATTGATAAAAAAATTGATACCGGTGTTTTCCTTCTAATTAAAGTAAAAGAATTTCAAAGAATGGAAAAAGTTATTTTCCGTGGAAATGATGAAATTGACGAAGAAGATATTACCAAAGAAATTTCTTTTATTAGCGGACAAACGTTAAAACCACAAGAAATAAAAAGAATCATTACAAAAGTTAAGGAATTATATATTGATGACGGATATTTAAACGCAATTATAACTCCGCAAAAATTTTCATTTCAAAAAGCTGATACAACCGACGAAGAAATAATTGTTACTTGGGTTAATATTAACAATCCAAATGATATTGAAGAAACAATTTATGAATACAGTCCGGAAAGAAGATCAAATATTATCTCAAGAATAAAAGAAAGATTGCTTCTTGTTTTAGATGTTGAAGAAGGTGATGAAGTAATTATTCAAAGAATTTCTTTTAACGGAAATGAAGCATTTGAAGATGATGATTTAAGATCAGAGCTTGAAGAAACCGTTCAAGATGCATGGTGGAGATTTTGGAGTTCTGCTAATTTTAAAAAAGAAGATTTTGTGGAAGATAAAAAATTGCTTACAACATTTTATCAAAAAAATGGTTATAGAGATTTTGAAATTTTAGATGACTCAATAAAACTTTCAGATGATAAAAAATTTATGGATATTGCTTTGAATGTGTATGAAGGACCGCAATATAAAATCAGAAATATTGAGTGGATTGGAAACACGGTTTATCCAAGTGCAATTTTAACGGAAAGACTTGGATTTCAAAAAGGTGACATTTATAATTTGGAATTGTTTAATCAAAATTTATCCGGAAATCAAGCCCAAACAGATGTTGCTTCTCTTTATTTAGATAATGGATATTTAACTTACCGTCAAGAAGCTACTGAAAATAAAGTTGCAGAAGATTCAATAGATATTTCAATAAAAGTTTCTGAAAATAATCAATTTAGAATCGGTAAAGTTGAAATAAACGGAAATGATAGAACAAAAGATAAAGTTATTAGAAGAGAACTTTATACAATTCCGGGTGATTATTTTAGAAGAAGCAATATCTTCAGAAGTATTCAGCAACTTGCAAATCTTAACTATTTTAATGTAGAAAAACTTTATCAAAAAGGAGTAGATTACAGACCAGCAACTGATAGTATTGTAAATCTGTTATATAATGTTGAAGAAAAATCAAGTGATTTTATTAACGCTTCGGTGGGTTACAGCGAATCTTACGGATTTAGCGGATCTGTTGGAGTTACGTTAACAAACTTTTCTATCACGGAACCTTTTCAACTTGGCGGCGGACAAATAGTTAATTTTAGCTGGCAATTTGGAGTAGGAAATTATTATAGAACTTTTACTTTAGGTTTTACAGAACCTTGGTTTATGGATACACCAACATCCCTTGGATTTGATTTATTTGATACAAGACAACAATATATTTACTACTTAAGACAAAGTGGAATTTCATTACGCGCCGGAAGACGATTAACTTGGCCGGATGATAGATTTTATATTCAAGGATTGCTAAGATTTCAATATAATGATGTTATTGACGGAAGAAGTTATTATGCAGAAGGAATTTCGCGCCAATATACCGGTGGAATTAATATATCACGAAATGATATTGATAATCCAATTTTCCCTTCAATCGGATCAAAATTCTTGTTAAGCGGAGAATTATCCGGAGGACCAATACTACCCGGTGATGTTGATTATTACAAAATTGAATTTTCAGCGGATTGGTATAGAAGATTATTTAATTCAAATCGTTTAACATTTTATTCCAATATTGATATTGGATATATTCATGAAATTGTTGAAGGAACAACAATACAACCATTTGAATTTTTCTACATGGGTGGAAACGGTTTAGTAATTGCAACAACTCCCTTAAGAGGTTATGCAGATAGATCCGTTGGTCCGCAAAGCAGTACAGGTTTAACAATTGGCGGAAGAGTAAAAACAAAATATACTGCAGAAATTAGAGCAGCTCTTACACTTGAACCAATGCCAATTTATGTTTTAGCATTTGCAGAAGCTGGAAATACTTTTGAAGATCTTCCTACAGCAGATTTATTTAATTTAAGAAAATCTGCCGGAATTGGAGCAAGAATTTTAATAAATCCAATTGGTTTAATTGGATTTGATTATGGATACGGTTTTGACAGAAAAGCTGTCGATGGCGAAGATCCTAAATGGGAATTTCATTTCCAATTTGGAAAGGGATTTTAA
- a CDS encoding OmpH family outer membrane protein has translation MRTTILFLLFFIISVSLFAQSTQKIGWVDSEIILQQYPPAIKAQSDLDALTSKWSKSIDSMTTDLQTAYADAQKQFTNMTPEKQREVQQDLVRKEQNIQQFRQQKFAQPNGELFIKQDELLKPIKAKILDAIDKVRQQEGMNFVFDKTGDVLLLFADPQFDLTNIVLDKLKRG, from the coding sequence TTGAGAACAACAATTCTTTTTCTACTATTTTTTATAATTAGTGTTTCACTATTTGCTCAATCAACACAAAAAATCGGCTGGGTTGATTCTGAAATTATTTTACAACAATATCCTCCGGCAATTAAAGCACAAAGTGATTTAGATGCGCTTACTTCAAAATGGTCAAAATCAATTGATAGCATGACAACAGATTTGCAAACTGCTTACGCTGATGCTCAAAAACAATTCACAAATATGACTCCGGAAAAACAAAGAGAAGTTCAACAAGATTTGGTTAGAAAGGAACAAAATATTCAACAGTTCCGCCAACAAAAATTTGCTCAACCGAACGGCGAACTTTTTATTAAACAAGATGAATTGTTAAAACCAATTAAAGCAAAAATTCTTGATGCAATTGATAAAGTAAGACAGCAAGAAGGCATGAACTTTGTTTTTGATAAAACCGGTGATGTACTTTTACTTTTTGCAGATCCTCAATTTGACTTAACAAATATTGTTTTAGACAAATTAAAAAGAGGATAA
- a CDS encoding isoprenyl transferase: protein MSKTLSSKDLALIEAVKVKGNIPKHIAIIMDGNGRWAESKRLPRAAGHKRGVETVRTMVQSCINLGVQYLTLYTFSTENWNRPQQEISTLMRLMVRSLKNETNELNKNNVKIVAIGNSESLPKIVQNELEQAKQKTKNNDALVLNLALSYSGRWEIIEAVKKIAQYFADGKVKVEDINEVFFSKNLTTAGIPDPDLMIRSGGEHRISNFLIWQIAYSELYVSKVLWPDFTCKNLIEAIEDYQNRERRFGLISKQVSDTRKKIQT, encoded by the coding sequence TTGTCCAAAACACTTAGTTCAAAAGACTTAGCGTTAATTGAAGCTGTAAAAGTAAAAGGAAATATTCCTAAACATATTGCCATCATTATGGATGGCAATGGTAGATGGGCAGAAAGTAAAAGGTTGCCAAGAGCTGCTGGTCATAAACGAGGTGTTGAAACCGTTAGAACAATGGTGCAATCTTGCATCAATTTAGGTGTTCAGTATCTAACACTTTATACTTTTTCAACGGAAAATTGGAATAGACCTCAGCAAGAAATTTCTACTTTAATGAGGTTAATGGTTAGAAGTTTAAAAAATGAAACCAATGAACTCAACAAAAATAATGTAAAAATTGTTGCAATTGGTAACTCAGAAAGTTTACCAAAAATTGTACAAAATGAACTTGAACAAGCTAAACAAAAAACTAAAAATAATGATGCTCTTGTTTTAAATTTAGCTTTAAGTTATAGTGGTCGTTGGGAAATTATTGAAGCAGTTAAGAAAATTGCACAATATTTTGCAGATGGAAAGGTTAAGGTTGAAGATATCAACGAAGTATTTTTTTCAAAAAATTTAACAACCGCTGGAATTCCAGATCCGGATTTAATGATTAGAAGCGGCGGTGAACACAGAATTAGCAATTTTTTAATTTGGCAAATAGCTTATTCTGAGCTTTACGTTTCAAAAGTACTTTGGCCAGATTTTACTTGTAAAAACTTAATTGAAGCAATTGAAGATTATCAAAATAGAGAGAGAAGATTTGGACTCATCAGTAAACAGGTTTCTGATACCCGCAAAAAAATTCAGACATAA